A window of the Microcaecilia unicolor chromosome 5, aMicUni1.1, whole genome shotgun sequence genome harbors these coding sequences:
- the IRX3 gene encoding iroquois-class homeodomain protein IRX-3, producing MSFPQLGYQYIRPIYPSDRQGLAGSRNGTELTPAGTLSNVLSSMYGSPYAAAQGYGAFLPYTAELPIFPQLGAQYELKDSPGVQHAAFSHPHPAFYPYGQYQFGDPSRPKNATRESTSTLKAWLNEHRKNPYPTKGEKIMLAIITKMTLTQVSTWFANARRRLKKENKMTWAPRSRTDEEGNAYESDHEGGEKREDDEEIDLENIDTENIENKEDLDDQDQDLHSDSKTDARSDSEISDGYDDLNGSEERFFKSMVNESRVLDGDKCELPPEIKIVPPSSEHTKMNSISPSSPPATENNLATAQKPKIWSLAETATTPDNPRKSPQTSGSAAGTATQTLLPHHRLISCPASKFQNWTNRAFSAHQLSLLNSSHFLQGLNATQTPSSAGIAAFARQAEQVQSTESTVTDRSSALEVEKKLLKTAFQPVQRRPQNQLDAAMVLSALSSS from the exons atGTCTTTCCCACAATTGGGATATCAGTATATCAGGCCGATTTACCCTTCGGATCGCCAGGGGTTGGCCGGCTCACGGAACGGGACAGAGCTGACTCCAGCTGGGACTCTTTCTAATGTTTTGTCCTCCATGTACGGATCTCCTTACGCTGCAGCACAAGGATATGGGGCTTTTCTCCCCTACACCGCCGAGCTGCCCATCTTCCCACAGCTG GGTGCCCAGTACGAACTGAAGGACAGTCCAGGAGTGCAACATGCTGCCTTTTCCCACCCTCATCCAGCTTTTTACCCTTATGGGCAATATCAGTTCGGAGATCCGTCAAGGCCAAAGAATGCAACCAGAGAAAGTACGAGCACTCTGAAGGCCTGGCTGAACGAGCACAGGAAGAATCCCTATCCTACCAAAGGGGAGAAAATTATGCTGGCCATCATTACCAAAATGACCCTCACCCAGGTATCTACATGGTTTGCCAATGCTAGAAGGAGACTTAAAAAAGAGAATAAAATGACCTGGGCTCCCAGAAGTAGGACGGATGAGGAGGGCAATGCTTATGAAAGTGATCacgaaggaggagagaaaagagaggaTGACGAAGAGATCGATTTGGAAAACATTGACACCGAAAACATCGAAAACAAAGAGGACCTGGACGACCAGGATCAGGACCTACACTCTGATTCCAAAACTGACGCCAGAAGTGACTCGGAAATCTCCGATGGTTATGACGATTTAAATGGATCCGAGGAAAGGTTTTTTAAATCTATGGTGAATGAAAGCCGAGTTTTGGATGGGGATAAATGTGAACTTCCTCCAGAAATAAAAATCGTACCACCTAGTAGCGAGCACACCAAAATGAACAGTATATCTCCCAGCTCACCACCAGCCACAGAAAACAATTTGGCCACAGCTCAGAAGCCTAAAATCTGGTCACTGGCTGAGACTGCTACTACCCCAGATAACCCTCGCAAATCTCCCCAGACCAGTGGTTCTGCTGCCGGGACAGCAACCCAAACTTTGCTCCCCCACCACAGACTCATCTCCTGTCCCGCTAGCAAATTTCAGAACTGGACAAATCGGGCTTTCTCGGCACATCAGCTGTCTTTACTGAACTCTAGCCACTTTCTGCAGGGACTGAATGCAACCCAAACCCCCTCCAGTGCTGGAATAGCTGCTTTTGCAAGACAAGCAGAGCAAGTTCAAAGCACAGAATCCACTGTAACAG atcgcTCTAGTGCCTTGGAAGTAGAGAAAAAGTTGCTAAAGACAGCATTCCAACCTGTTCAGAGGCG